A single window of Xylocopa sonorina isolate GNS202 chromosome 5, iyXylSono1_principal, whole genome shotgun sequence DNA harbors:
- the LOC143424044 gene encoding serine protease persephone-like has translation MDGSVRLIRASYRETNQHQDSQHKKIRQKKKNIASTLSERRPTVARLVVNYVPIIVINSLTRIAMELMSITDHWSPDSVACFMLEDQFIDHKIFAIAIHTSVKNFLSFLRIVKVTKNRVSRWLKVLNPIGGRGVWLTADTQYVSHRIFYCIVDIFSCRHVFPFYPIHGTIQASLTFCFSLELHATRIGVSVFVSNFFVRSLISEMCNSILLIVCIQLLLVTKPYAVGEDLFEGSPCTLENGRPGICKKLPECETRLKDVQQGRRNSDSPGRCGFDGFIEIVCCPSAAMKIKQRLADVACEEYNSISTEVKLNEDRRYSDGLVYHVYAGIGANVNEYPFVVALGYENTDRVVDPSPIRYSCGGSLISPEHVLTAAHCVNNINKQVPIEVRLGNENLRSTAENVQRIPVSDIISHPKYKRTSNYNDVAILKLKRKVQLTDTVKPVCLQTKPLPNLNTMRVSPRTSLLVIGWGATNFGDDASDKLMKTHELSIVSREECATFYSGFPRLARGIDENLICVIDTNSSRRSDACTGDSGGPLLMSNENGRSVIGITAFGQSCGSSAPGVYTAVYSYLNWIEEQVWASHNFLSFRSAFNDTEQVDAH, from the exons ATGGACGGTTCAGTACGCTTAATAAGGGCCTC ATACAGAGAAACAAACCAGCACCAGGATTCACAGCATAAAAAAATacgtcaaaaaaaaaaaaatattgcatC GACTTTATCTGAACGAAGACCAACTGTTGCACGATTAGTCGTTAACTATGTACCTATTATCGTAATTAATAGTTTGACACGAATCGCCATGGAATTAATGTCAATTACGGATCACTGGAGCCCCGACTCGG TCGCATGCTTTATGTTGGAAGATCAATTTATTGATCACAAAATATTCGCGATAGCT ATCCATACTTCTGTAAAAAATTTCTTAAGCTTTTTAAGGATCGTAAAAGTCACAAAAAACCGCGTGTCACGTTGGTTAAAAGTTTTAAATCCGATTGGCGGCAGAGGAGTGTGGTTAACGGCTGATACGCAATATGTTAGTCATCGCATATTCTATTGCATCGTTGATATTTTCTCATGCAGACACG TCTTTCCCTTCTATCCCATCCATGGCACCATTCAAGCCAGCTTGACCTTTTGCTTTAGTCTCGAACTGCACGCCACGCGGATTGGTGTATCGGTATTTGTTTCGAACTTCTTCGTCCGATCTCTTATCTCAGAAATGTGTAACAGCATTTTGTTGATCGTCTGCATCCAGTTATTGCTGGTCACAAAGCCGTACGCAGTCGGAGAAGATCTCTTCG AAGGGAGCCCATGCACATTGGAAAATGGTCGCCCGGGGATTTGTAAGAAATTACCCGAATGTGAAACCAGGCTGAAGGACGTGCAACAGGGTAGAAGAAATTCAGATTCCCCGGGAAGGTGTGGGTTTGACGGATTCATCGAGATTGTTTGCTGTCCATCAGCCGCGATGAAAATAAAGCAGCGTCTTGCCGATGTTG CCTGCGAAGAATACAATTCTATATCGACGGAAGTAAAATTAAATGAAGATCGAAGATATTCGGACGGATTGGTTTACCACGTATACGCTGGAATCGGAGCTAATGTTAATGAATATCCATTCGTAGTGGCCTTAGGATACGAGAATACTGACAGGGTCGTTGATCCATCACCTATAAGATACAGCTGCGGTGGAAGCTTGATATCTCCCGAACATGTGTTAACAGCAGCACATTGTgtgaataatataaataaacaaGTTCCGATCGAA GTTCGATTGGGGAATGAAAATCTAAGGAGTACAGCGGAAAATGTGCAACGAATCCCAGTAAGCGACATAATATCCCATCCGAAATACAAACGCACTTCGAATTACAACGATGTCGCGATTCTGAAGCTGAAGAGAAAGGTACAACTTACGGATACGGTTAAACCTGTCTGCTTGCAAACGAAACCTTTGCCAAATTTAAATACCATGCGTGTATCGCCGCGAACATCTTTATTAGTGATTGGTTGGGGAGCTACGAACTTTGGCGACGACGCCTCGGACAAGTTAATGAAGACACATGAACTCAG CATCGTCAGTAGAGAGGAATGCGCCACTTTTTACAGTGGATTCCCAAGATTAGCCCGTGGTATCGACGAAAATCTGATCTGCGTCATAGACACAAACAGCAGCAGACGATCGGACGCCTGTACTGGAGACAGCGGTGGGCCATTATTAATGTCAAACGAGAACGGTCGAAGCGTAATTGGAATCACAGCTTTTGGACAATCCTGTGGTAGCTCTGCTCCAGGTGTATACACTGCTGTGTATTCTTATTTAAATTGGATCGAGGAACAAGTTTGGGCCAGTCACAATTTTCTAAGCTTCCGTTCAGCATTTAACGACACGGAACAGGTTGACGCTCATTAA
- the LOC143424043 gene encoding serine protease snk-like — translation MNCCEFRLHSAIWQGFRRIRKLEIPLRSPRISLAPIKSPVSFLFLIEGSPCTLENGRPGICKKLPECETRLKEVQQGTRNSDSPGRCGFDGFIEIVCCPPAAMKIQQRLADVACEEYNSISTEVKLNDDRRNLKNRMIVIHSGMQAKVNEYPFVVALGYENNDRVNDPSPIKYSCSGTLISLKHVLTAAHCVNNINKQVPIEVRLGIENIRSTAENVQRIPVDHIISHPKYRRTSSYNDVAILELKRKVQLTNTVKPACLQTKPLSNLNIMRVSPRTSLMVIGWGATEFGADPSDKLLKSYDLSIVSRDECARFFTGLPRLPRGIDENLICAIDTNSSRRSDACTGDSGGPLLISNENGQSVIGITAFGQSCGSSAPGVYTAVYSYLNWIEEQVWASHNLLSVRSAFNDTEQDDVSDD, via the exons ATGAATTGTTGCGAGTTCAGGCTCCACTCCGCGATATGGCAAGGATTTCGCCGG ATTCGAAAACTTGAAATTCCACTTCGTTCGCCGAGAATATCCCTTGCTCCGATCAAG TCACCCGTTTCTTTTCTGTTCCTCATAGAAGGGAGCCCATGCACATTGGAAAATGGTCGCCCGGGGATTTGTAAGAAATTACCCGAATGTGAAACCAGGCTGAAGGAAGTGCAACAGGGTACAAGAAATTCAGATTCCCCGGGAAGGTGTGGATTTGACGGATTCATCGAGATTGTTTGCTGTCCACCAGCCGCGATGAAAATACAGCAGCGTCTTGCCGATGTTG CCTGCGAAGAATACAATTCTATATCGACGGAAGTAAAATTAAATGATGATcgaagaaatttgaaaaatcgGATGATTGTGATACACTCTGGAATGCAGGCTAAAGTTAATGAATACCCATTCGTGGTGGCTTTAGGGTACGAGAACAATGACAGGGTCAATGATCCATCACCTATAAAATACAGCTGCAGTGGAACCTTGATATCTCTCAAACATGTGTTAACAGCAGCACATTGTGTGAACAATATAAATAAACAAGTCCCAATCGAA GTTCGATTGGGGATTGAAAATATAAGGAGTACAGCGGAAAACGTGCAACGAATCCCAGTGGACCACATAATATCCCATCCAAAATACAGACGCACTTCGAGTTACAACGATGTCGCGATTTTGGAGCTGAAGAGAAAGGTCCAACTTACGAATACGGTTAAACCAGCCTGCTTGCAAACGAAACCTTTGTCAAATTTAAATATCATGCGTGTATCGCCGCGAACATCCTTAATGGTGATTGGTTGGGGAGCTACGGAGTTTGGCGCCGACCCCTCGGACAAGTTATTGAAGTCATATGATCTCAG CATCGTCAGTAGAGACGAATGCGCTAGATTTTTCACTGGATTGCCAAGATTACCCCGTGGTATCGACGAAAATCTGATCTGCGCTATAGACACGAACAGCAGCAGAAGATCGGACGCTTGTACTGGAGACAGCGGTGGACCATTATTAATATCAAACGAGAACGGCCAAAGCGTAATTGGAATCACAGCTTTTGGACAATCCTGCGGTAGCTCTGCTCCAGGTGTATACACTGCCGTGTATTCTTATTTAAATTGGATCGAGGAACAAGTTTGGGCCAGTCACAATTTACTAAGCGTCCGTTCAGCATTTAACGACACAGAACAGGACGACGTTTCAGACGATTAA
- the Thw gene encoding chitin-binding domain protein thawb, whose amino-acid sequence MHKNISRMAYLEVTIFLCSMVTFMVSNCETELENSNRKVKLPRFLSELDLSSIEASIENEESLRKIVKRLAPEKNGEYQIYQVFFGNADLLKEWLKGAGVTGQPGVDFPALTAIPATSFSCRGLKGGYYADLETNCQVFHICDNGRKISFLCPNGTIFQQSQLICDWWFKVDCSKSTELYEQSSEQLHEEERRRAESRNSRLDYQQPIETGGQQDYYDVQNLSYDGRQNGRTKSYEEPPQENQVQPNRERAKSSRHFGSGNSFSRESNAQRDDNQLFDANRFQTNQPSNTKQQFNQFARNTEEGSVNRYSTTNQNHYSTSKKSQNYHPTNRHSNNQPDDKGALKRFKFKGLIRNGTNSTSSQRPTSLYTESTTFRAGDTGSVKETQQFAESGTFVGRSGNRFNVNTDNSHQYYYQLHVNRDSTTRNTSHDSTGAITWNQDKENDFSTQRNDFLPFTDTTSTAYETTTQYATVTATPSCNDEVATESSVLTNPSTNFDTQPTESLMSANSNYEYHGNAKNAVNARNSFTDKNYYNGNNNRDANRLTNVNGNSETLLPTTRSYVTTDTYRQNAATPSSSQQKHTSNYFSPTPTVSFRNNNLGYSTEKSVTRNTIDNQSSKLNNDFKATNKNPSTISPGYRQNFISTTTEKPSRITPVYQQNIVTEKDLSPYDRSFTYKQGKVMSTLGPYVPFTKNYAYSSSTSTVSKPSLYTPTVPTYTIVYTSPKPLTTKLKYPAPTLLSKIKPSAARLSEREHALSMLQSLKNLEDNVPSLSDALKGDDRTSNSSVPPAVSTLHSLALYFSTVTENFDSNETTDSSTSVESAEDIEKPISSKENNATVQVPAGILTQHTINSYAKLFKLNDAGESNNVTTEDRVDDATGYKEDYDDDLELQQSGRSLDDLRKSNNTRFRELAQVFTHALSAYLLDPDAFKKVLTEIRPTEPSQTTEENEQWRTTTTYTIMDETNTSPIKEKDEVLDFSGDNDIREKFTTIYPTTIEPPTTTAEESVYDIFSTLPSTYYATPRTFAQDALEYTTNFASSSPVTSAYFETSLPPTESTFAAEQSSTPYESDSSKFYNQNNEISKENVEPTATNNYTPSDEVGGQTRVGGFQNNSVTTTTEPYRIEKLLATTPISDNYIVSPTPSSPEIFIHMATYNWNKKSTSKRPEQQLTPPYFESYAEGVRKDNGKISVSLIPEGYSSTPISTHSTRTTTFGLTKGYETSTFQPHKSSQQKSLLHEPKQSGISPLTSWNTYTKLKNLYDNIDVTERPTATTSKVTELITTTTNNIDTTPCTSADSDDSSEITSRKEESKMLDDHWTSSPAVTHLWETSVFVDPQRINHDLESDPGPTASTGTFSVTDSQEYGNTRSFSEEMPGSSEESFVDDEDLSSSSQRLSRDKDSPTTFSLLPTSFTAENTVTPKPLITTTASTITSTNSLPQESLVTTLLPFTVTTSKLNGTENEIAEKLFGKLNASSTNTLMNVMKQADNNETVRQLVLLLIRHCSDLTNKTMQREKEELLNALLRLPVSEFSSEESKNALAGINQLSLPAVRPANYATSASTTPLITEPPVTTFRSRKYRKFRTTTESSANIVRRSEKGITLDGNNSLQEDGTSASDNRALELLRSLYTIATKWG is encoded by the exons ATGCACAAGAATATATCGAGAATGGCTTATCTCGAAGTAACGATATTTTTAT GTTCAATGGTCACTTTCATGGTCAGCAATTGTGAAACAGAG TTAGAAAATAGTAACAGAAAGGTAAAATTGCCGAGGTTCCTGTCAGAATTGGATTTATCGAGCATAGAGGCATCCATAGAGAATGAAGAATCGTTAAGAAAGATAGTGAAAAGACTGGCACCGGAGAAGAATGGCGAGTACCAAATTTATCAAG TCTTCTTCGGCAATGCGGATCTTCTCAAGGAATGGCTCAAAGGAGCGG GTGTGACAGGACAGCCTGGAGTTGACTTTCCAGCTCTCACGGCAATCCCAGCCACTTCGTTCAGCTGTCGCGGTCTGAAAGGCGGTTACTACGCGGACTTGGAGACGAATTGTCAA GTATTCCATATCTGCGACAACGGACGGAAAATATCATTCCTGTGCCCCAATGGCACCATCTTCCAACAATCGCAGCTGATTTGCGATTGGTGGTTCAAGGTGGACTGCAGTAAATCTACAGAGCTTTACGAGCAGAGTAGCGAGCAACTGCACGAAGAAGAAAGAAGACGAGCTGAGTCTCGGAACTCGAGGTTGGACTATCAACAGCCGATCGAAACAGGCGGTCAGCAAGACTATTACGATGTCCAGAATCTCAGTTATGATGGTAGGCAAAATGGACGGACGAAATCTTACGAGGAGCCTCCGCAGGAAAATCAGGTGCAACCAAACAGGGAAAGGGCTAAGTCCTCCCGACATTTCGGCTCTGGTAACAGTTTTAGTCGGGAATCGAACGCGCAAAGGGACGATAACCAGCTATTCGATGCCAATAGGTTCCAAACTAACCAACCTTCCAACACGAAGCAACAATTTAATCAATTCGCTAGGAATACCGAAGAAGGGAGCGTCAACAGGTACTCAACGACAAACCAAAACCATTATAGCACTTCGAAAAAGTCTCAGAACTATCATCCCACCAACAGACACTCGAATAATCAACCAGATGATAAAGGGGCGCTGAAAAGGTTCAAGTTTAAAGGTCTGATCAGGAATGGTACTAATTCTACTAGCTCTCAGAGACCTACATCGCTTTATACAGAGTCCACTACGTTCAGAGCGGGTGATACGGGTTCTGTGAAGGAGACTCAGCAATTTGCTGAAAGCGGAACATTCGTTGGTAGATCTGGAAATCGGTTCAACGTGAATACTGACAATTCGCATCAGTATTATTATCAGTTACATGTTAATCGTGACTCAACTACGAGAAATACCAGTCATGATTCAACCGGTGCGATAACATGGAATCAGGATAAGGAAAACGACTTCTCCACGCAGAGAAATGATTTCTTACCGTTTACGGATACTACGTCTACAGCTTACGAGACAACAACTCAATATGCAACTGTCACTGCAACCCCTTCGTGCAATGACGAAGTGGCTACAGAAAGTAGCGTTTTAACAAATCCATCTACTAATTTCGATACTCAACCGACAGAATCACTTATGTCTGCCAATAGTAATTACGAATATCATGGAAACGCGAAGAATGCTGTTAACGCCCGGAATAGCTTCACGGATAAGAATTATTATAATGGTAATAATAATAGAGATGCTAACAGATTGACTAATGTTAATGGTAATTCAGAAACGCTTCTACCAACGACTCGATCATACGTGACCACCGATACTTATCGTCAAAATGCAGCAACACCGAGTTCTTCGCAGCAAAAGCATACTTCGAATTATTTTTCACCCACGCCAACCGTATCTTTCCGCAATAATAATCTCGGATACAGTACCGAAAAGTCCGTAACTCGAAATACGATCGATAATCAGTCTAGCAAATTGAATAATGATTTCAAAGCAACGAATAAGAATCCTTCGACGATTTCGCCAGGCTATCGCCAAAACTTCATCAGCACGACCACAGAGAAACCTTCCAGGATCACTCCAGTTTACCAACAGAACATTGTGACTGAAAAAGACCTAAGTCCTTACGACAGAAGTTTCACGTATAAGCAGGGAAAGGTGATGTCCACTCTGGGCCCTTACGTTCCATTCACAAAGAATTACGCTTATTCCTCTTCCACCAGTACTGTTTCGAAGCCTTCTCTCTACACTCCTACGGTGCCTACGTATACCATTGTTTACACATCGCCAAAACCTTTGACGACAAAGTTGAAATATCCTGCGCCAACGTTGTTGAGCAAAATCAAGCCGAGCGCAGCGCGACTTTCAGAACGAGAGCACGCGTTAAGTATGCTGCAGTCCCTGAAGAATCTCGAGGACAACGTGCCCAGTTTATCCGACGCGTTAAAAGGAGATGATCGAACGTCGAACTCTTCTGTCCCTCCAGCAGTGTCAACGTTGCATTCTTTGGCATTATACTTCTCCACCGTTACAGAGAACTTCGATTCCAACGAAACGACAGATTCGTCCACAAGTGTGGAATCCGCAGAGGACATTGAGAAGCCGATATCATCGAAAGAAAACAACGCCACGGTACAAGTACCGGCCGGTATATTAACGCAACATACCATCAATTCATATGCTAAATTGTTCAAATTGAACGATGCAGGAGAGTCTAATAATGTGACTACGGAAGACCGTGTAGACGATGCGACTGGTTACAAGGAGGATTATGACGATGATCTGGAGCTCCAACAGAGTGGAAGATCGTTGGACGATCTTCGAAAATCGAATAATACTAGATTTCGGGAATTGGCTCAAGTATTCACGCACGCATTGTCCGCGTATTTATTGGATCCAGATGCGTTTAAAAAAGTGCTGACAGAGATCAGACCAACGGAACCATCTCAGACCACAGAAGAGAACGAACAATGGAGAACGACGACTACCTACACCATTATGGATGAGACTAATACCTCGCCTATTAAGGAAAAGGACGAAGTTTTGGATTTCTCTGGCGATAATGATATCAGGGAAAAATTTACCACTATTTATCCTACCACGATTGAACCACCTACCACCACAGCTGAAGAAAGTGTTTACGATATTTTCAGTACATTGCCCAGTACTTATTACGCTACTCCTAGAACTTTCGCCCAGGATGCTCTTGAATACACTACGAATTTCGCATCGTCGAGTCCCGTGACTAGTGCGTACTTTGAAACTTCTCTGCCTCCAACGGAAAGCACATTTGCCGCAGAACAGAGCAGCACCCCATATGAAAGTGATTCGAGCAAATTTTACAATCAGAATAATGAGATAAGCAAAGAAAACGTGGAACCAACAGCGACCAATAACTATACTCCCTCTGACGAAGTTGGAGGACAGACTCGAGTTGGAGGCTTCCAAAATAATAGTGTCACGACTACCACTGAACCGTACAGGATCGAAAAATTATTAGCCACCACTCCTATAAGCGATAATTATATCGTTTCTCCTACTCCTTCTTCTCCAGAAATATTCATACACATGGCTACTTATAATTGGAATAAAAAATCGACGAGCAAAAGACCTGAACAACAATTGACTCCTCCATACTTTGAAAGTTACGCAGAAGGAGTCCGAAAGGACAATGGCAAAATTTCTGTATCTCTGATTCCCGAGGGTTACTCCAGCACTCCCATTTCAACGCACAGTACTCGAACGACGACATTTGGTTTGACCAAAGGTTACGAAACCTCTACCTTCCAGCCTCACAAAAGTTCCCAGCAGAAGTCCCTTTTGCACGAGCCAAAGCAAAGCGGAATTTCGCCTCTCACTTCGTGGAATACTTATACGAAATTAAAAAATCTTTACGATAATATCGACGTCACTGAAAGACCAACAGCCACGACATCCAAGGTAACCGAATTGATAACCACAACTACGAATAATATAGATACCACACCCTGCACGAGCGCCGATTCTGACGATTCCTCCGAGATCACAAGTAGAAAAGAAGAATCAAAGATGTTAGACGATCACTGGACTTCGTCACCAGCTGTTACTCATTTATGGGAGACATCGGTGTTCGTCGATCCTCAAAGAATTAATCACGATTTAGAATCAGATCCGGGACCGACTGCTTCAACCGGGACATTCAGTGTTACTGACAGTCAAGAGTATGGAAATACACGATCCTTCAGTGAAGAAATGCCAGGCAGTTCAGAGGAATCGTTTGTCGACGATGAGGATCTATCATCTTCCTCGCAGAGATTATCCAGAGACAAGGATTCGCCCACAACTTTTTCTCTGCTACCAACTTCCTTCACCGCTGAAAACACCGTGACACCAAAACCGTTGATCACCACCACAGCGTCCACCATCACGTCAACGAATTCGTTGCCCCAGGAGAGCCTTGTGACCACTTTGTTACCATTCACGGTGACGACGAGCAAGCTAAACGGAACAGAGAACGAGATCGCTGAGAAACTATTTGGTAAATTAAACGCTTCGAGTACTAACACCTTGATGAACGTAATGAAACAAGCGGATAATAATGAGACTGTTCGGCAGCTCGTTCTTCTTTTAATACGACACTGCAGCGATCTCACGAACAAGACGATGCAGCGCGAAAAGGAGGAATTGTTGAATGCGTTGCTCAGATTACCCGTAAGTGAGTTTTCATCGGAAGAGTCCAAGAACGCTCTGGCTGGGATTAATCAGCTTAGTTTACCTGCTGTCAGGCCAGCTAATTATGCGACAAGCGCTTCGACTACTCCGTTAATCACGGAACCGCCTGTGACTACGTTTAGGAGTAGAAAGTATCGGAAATTTCGAACGACCACGGAAAGTTCGGCGAATATCGTGAGACGATCGGAGAAGGGAATAACGCTGGATGGGAATAACTCGTTACAGGAAGATGGGACTTCTGCGTCGGATAACAGAGCTCTggagcttcttagatcgttgtACACGATAGCTACCAAATGGGGGTGA